Proteins co-encoded in one Streptococcus ruminicola genomic window:
- a CDS encoding dihydroorotate oxidase, producing MVSTATKIGAFDFDNCLMNAAGVYCMTREELAEIEASAAGSFVTKTGTLAARPGNPEPRYADTALGSINSMGLPNNGFQYYLDYVTELQNTPNSKNHFLSLVGMSEEETHTILKTVQESDYQGLVELNLSCPNVPGKPQIAYDFETTERILKDIFTYFTKPLGVKLPPYFDIAHFDRAAAIFNQFPLTFVNCINSVGNGLVVDDETVVIKPKNGFGGIGGDYVKPTALANVHAFYKRLNPSIQIIGTGGVKSGRDAFEHILCGASMVQLGTILHQEGPAAFARITEELKAIMEEKGYENLEDFRGKLKYID from the coding sequence ATGGTTTCAACTGCAACAAAAATTGGAGCTTTCGATTTTGACAACTGCTTGATGAACGCTGCTGGCGTTTATTGTATGACTCGAGAAGAATTAGCTGAAATTGAGGCTTCTGCTGCAGGCTCTTTCGTCACAAAAACTGGAACATTGGCTGCGCGTCCAGGAAATCCCGAACCGCGTTACGCTGATACAGCTCTTGGTTCAATCAATTCTATGGGACTGCCAAACAATGGTTTCCAATATTATCTTGACTACGTTACTGAACTCCAAAACACACCAAATAGTAAAAATCACTTCTTGTCACTTGTTGGTATGTCTGAAGAAGAAACACATACTATCTTAAAAACAGTTCAAGAGTCTGACTACCAAGGACTTGTAGAATTAAACCTTTCTTGTCCAAATGTCCCTGGTAAGCCACAAATCGCTTATGATTTTGAAACAACTGAACGAATTTTAAAAGATATCTTCACATACTTTACAAAACCTCTTGGAGTTAAATTGCCTCCATATTTTGACATTGCGCACTTTGACCGTGCAGCAGCTATCTTCAATCAATTTCCACTAACTTTCGTTAACTGCATCAACTCAGTCGGGAATGGTTTGGTGGTTGACGATGAAACTGTTGTTATCAAACCTAAAAATGGTTTTGGTGGCATCGGTGGCGATTATGTAAAACCAACTGCTCTTGCCAATGTCCATGCCTTTTACAAACGCCTAAATCCTTCTATCCAAATCATCGGTACTGGTGGGGTCAAATCAGGTCGTGACGCTTTTGAACACATCTTGTGTGGTGCAAGTATGGTTCAACTAGGAACAATTCTTCACCAAGAAGGTCCTGCTGCCTTTGCCCGCATCACAGAAGAACTTAAAGCTATCATGGAAGAAAAAGGTTATGAAAACCTAGAAGACTTCCGTGGCAAATTGAAATATATCGACTAA
- a CDS encoding ArsR/SmtB family transcription factor, with amino-acid sequence MIETNESQKLLKGDLLTDVSSFFKALGNTTRLQIISCLSKGELKSSELAEILEMTPSAISHQLTMLKNLKIVSVRREGKNQIYALADKHISQVLESVVEHYQED; translated from the coding sequence ATGATTGAGACTAATGAATCACAAAAGTTGCTAAAAGGTGATTTGCTAACGGATGTTTCCAGCTTTTTTAAGGCTTTGGGAAACACGACGCGTTTGCAAATTATTTCTTGTTTAAGCAAGGGAGAATTAAAATCTAGTGAATTAGCAGAAATTTTAGAGATGACGCCATCAGCGATTTCACATCAGTTGACTATGCTAAAAAATCTCAAGATTGTTTCTGTTCGACGCGAAGGAAAAAATCAGATTTATGCCCTTGCTGATAAGCATATTAGCCAAGTTTTGGAGTCTGTTGTAGAGCATTATCAGGAGGATTAA
- a CDS encoding heavy metal translocating P-type ATPase produces the protein MSHKHKKKLARILLAALVFLVVFLVVRSNHLGLVAQAFLYAIPFLMAGYDVLKKALVKISQGKVFSEHFLMSLATLGAFALSFMTGEAEFAEAVFVMIFYQVGEFFEHIAEGSSEKSISELLDLRPSLVHLEEGGQTVDVDPKDLQEGQVIVIQPGEKVAIDGILVSGESSVDTAALTGESLPQSVQVGDQVLSGMINMTGVIRVKVLHRVEDSTLSKILDLLENSTANKSKSERFMTKFAEVYTPTVVIAALILAFLPPVFSGDFVGNFPEWLSRALTFLVISCPCALVISIPLSFFGGLGASSKAGVLIKGSNYLESLASLETLLFDKTGTLTEGVFEVTALHSDDIKKEHLLHLASHVERFSSHPIAQSLREAYEKEADDCSITDVTEKSGYGISAKVNGHDVAVGNTKFMDSLGAKWKPCHKVGTIVHVAIDGAYAGHIVISDCIKSDTKEALEQLKKAGVKNLVMLTGDRHEVAEKIAGDLSMTDYKAELLPADKVSELEGYLEKKSPRATVGFVGDGINDAPVLARADVGIAMGGLGSDVAIEAADVVVMNDRLSKIAQAIKIARQTITIARENIIFSIGIKVLVLILASLGLANMWLAIFADVGVTVLATLNAMRTMKLT, from the coding sequence ATGTCACATAAACATAAAAAGAAGCTCGCTCGCATCTTGCTAGCAGCGCTAGTTTTTCTTGTCGTTTTCCTTGTGGTTCGCTCGAACCATCTGGGCTTAGTAGCTCAAGCTTTTTTATATGCCATTCCATTTTTAATGGCTGGTTATGATGTTTTGAAAAAAGCTTTGGTAAAAATAAGTCAAGGGAAAGTCTTTAGTGAACATTTTTTGATGTCACTAGCGACACTTGGAGCATTTGCTCTTAGTTTTATGACTGGTGAGGCTGAATTTGCTGAAGCTGTATTTGTAATGATTTTCTACCAAGTTGGTGAATTTTTTGAGCATATTGCTGAAGGTAGCAGTGAAAAATCAATCTCAGAATTGCTAGATTTGAGACCTAGCCTTGTTCATTTGGAAGAAGGTGGTCAAACGGTTGATGTTGATCCGAAAGACTTACAAGAAGGCCAAGTGATTGTGATTCAACCTGGGGAGAAGGTTGCGATTGATGGTATCTTGGTTTCTGGTGAGTCTTCAGTTGACACAGCAGCTTTGACAGGAGAAAGTTTACCACAAAGTGTTCAGGTTGGTGACCAAGTTCTCTCAGGGATGATTAACATGACTGGTGTGATTCGTGTTAAAGTTTTGCATCGTGTTGAAGATTCAACTTTGAGTAAGATTTTAGATTTGCTTGAAAATTCGACAGCTAATAAATCAAAGAGTGAACGTTTTATGACTAAGTTTGCAGAAGTTTACACGCCAACGGTAGTTATTGCTGCTTTGATTTTAGCTTTCTTACCGCCAGTATTTTCAGGTGATTTTGTAGGGAATTTTCCAGAGTGGCTGAGCCGTGCGCTTACTTTCCTTGTTATTTCTTGTCCATGTGCTTTGGTCATTTCTATTCCGCTTAGCTTTTTTGGCGGTTTGGGAGCAAGCTCAAAAGCTGGTGTTCTCATTAAAGGCTCAAACTATCTTGAAAGTTTAGCTTCACTTGAAACGTTGCTTTTTGATAAAACAGGGACTTTGACAGAAGGTGTTTTTGAGGTAACGGCTCTTCATTCAGATGATATTAAGAAAGAGCATTTACTACATTTAGCTAGTCACGTAGAACGTTTTTCAAGTCACCCGATTGCTCAATCACTTCGTGAAGCTTATGAAAAAGAAGCAGATGATTGTTCGATTACAGATGTGACTGAAAAATCTGGTTACGGTATTAGTGCTAAGGTAAACGGTCATGATGTGGCTGTCGGAAATACTAAATTTATGGATAGCTTAGGAGCTAAATGGAAACCTTGCCATAAAGTCGGAACGATTGTTCATGTGGCTATTGATGGTGCTTATGCTGGTCATATCGTTATTTCAGATTGTATTAAATCAGATACCAAGGAAGCTCTGGAACAACTTAAAAAAGCTGGTGTGAAAAATCTTGTCATGTTAACAGGAGACCGTCATGAAGTAGCTGAAAAAATTGCTGGTGACTTGTCTATGACAGATTACAAAGCGGAGCTATTGCCAGCTGATAAGGTCAGTGAACTGGAAGGTTATTTGGAGAAAAAATCTCCTCGTGCCACAGTCGGATTTGTTGGTGATGGGATTAATGATGCTCCTGTATTAGCTAGAGCTGATGTCGGTATCGCCATGGGCGGACTTGGTAGTGATGTGGCTATTGAAGCAGCAGATGTTGTGGTTATGAATGACCGTTTGTCAAAAATTGCGCAGGCTATCAAGATTGCACGTCAGACAATCACTATCGCTAGAGAAAATATTATTTTCTCAATCGGTATCAAAGTTTTAGTCTTGATACTCGCTAGTTTAGGCTTAGCTAATATGTGGCTAGCCATCTTTGCTGACGTTGGTGTGACAGTACTTGCGACCTTGAATGCCATGCGAACAATGAAATTGACATAG
- a CDS encoding phosphoglycerate mutase: protein MVKLVFARHGQSEWNKANLFTGWADVDLTEEGTKQATEAGKLIKEAGIEFDVAFTSVLKRAIKTTNLALEASDQLWVPVEKSWRLNERHYGGLTGQNKAEAAEKWGDEQVHIWRRSYDVLPPAMAKDDQYSAHTDRRYANLDDKVVPDAENLKVTLERALPFWEDKIAPALKDGKNVFVGAHGNSIRALVKHIKQLSDDEIMDVEIPNFPPLVFEFDEKLNVTDEYFLGK from the coding sequence ATGGTAAAATTAGTGTTTGCACGCCACGGTCAATCTGAATGGAACAAAGCTAACCTTTTCACTGGTTGGGCTGACGTTGACCTTACAGAAGAAGGAACTAAACAAGCTACTGAAGCTGGTAAATTGATCAAAGAAGCAGGAATCGAATTCGATGTTGCTTTCACTTCAGTTCTTAAACGTGCTATCAAAACAACTAACCTTGCTCTTGAAGCTTCTGACCAACTTTGGGTTCCAGTTGAAAAATCATGGCGCTTGAACGAACGTCACTACGGTGGTTTGACTGGTCAAAACAAAGCTGAAGCTGCTGAAAAATGGGGTGACGAACAAGTTCACATCTGGCGTCGTTCATACGATGTATTGCCACCAGCTATGGCTAAAGACGATCAATACTCAGCACACACTGACCGTCGTTACGCTAACCTTGATGACAAAGTTGTTCCAGATGCAGAAAACTTGAAAGTTACTTTGGAACGTGCCCTTCCATTCTGGGAAGATAAAATCGCTCCAGCTCTTAAAGATGGTAAAAACGTCTTTGTAGGTGCTCACGGTAACTCAATCCGCGCTCTTGTAAAACACATCAAACAATTGTCAGATGACGAAATTATGGATGTTGAAATCCCTAACTTCCCACCACTTGTATTCGAATTTGACGAAAAATTGAACGTTACTGACGAATACTTCTTGGGTAAATAA
- a CDS encoding transcription repressor NadR, with protein sequence MKAAERRQKIIDILSQTQVPISASVLAGQLGVSRQIIVGDVALLRAANHDVISTPRGYVLSQALYSHQFIGKIACQHGPEHTKEELESVISKGGIMVDVEVEHPIYGMLTAPLNIKSQEDIDNFMEKVEHSNATLLSSLTDGIHTHTLSCHSKDEFEEIKSDLSDKGLLLKSN encoded by the coding sequence ATGAAAGCAGCAGAACGCCGTCAAAAAATTATTGATATTTTGAGTCAGACGCAAGTTCCCATTTCAGCAAGTGTTTTAGCAGGTCAACTTGGTGTGAGTCGCCAAATTATTGTAGGAGATGTGGCTTTGTTGAGAGCAGCTAATCATGATGTCATTTCTACGCCACGAGGTTATGTCTTATCTCAGGCACTTTACTCACACCAGTTTATCGGGAAAATTGCTTGTCAACACGGTCCAGAGCATACTAAAGAAGAATTGGAGAGTGTCATCTCAAAAGGTGGCATTATGGTTGATGTGGAAGTTGAACATCCAATTTATGGGATGCTGACAGCACCTCTTAATATCAAAAGTCAGGAAGATATTGATAACTTTATGGAGAAGGTTGAACATTCAAATGCTACACTCCTTTCATCTTTAACGGATGGTATTCATACACATACCTTGTCATGTCATTCAAAAGATGAATTTGAAGAAATCAAATCTGACTTGTCTGATAAGGGCTTGCTTTTGAAATCAAATTAA
- the pbp2b gene encoding penicillin-binding protein PBP2B, with the protein MSVKKRLSKIKIAKKTTSITKRIYLIFAVIVVLFSIIILRLAQMQILNKSFYDDKLNSSTTYKVTSSSPRGQIFDAAGNLLVSNNVKQVVAFTRSNTITAEEMKNLAKTLSTLVDFTETNVTTRQKKDYYLADSDTYAKIVKSLPNNQKYDNYGNNLTESKVYANAVKAVTDDEINYSEDELKLVYIFSQMNAASTFSTVNLTTGDLTDEQIAYITANRSKLSGISIATDWDRQTSTGSLSTLIGTVSSKQSGLPAEEAEEYLAKGYSMNDRVGTSYLEKAYEDDLQGTHTVREITTDKNGNVVADDVTSEGKAGKNLKLTVNSDFQSGVENILNQYYGASIAAGFATYSEGAYAVALNPKTGAILAMAGLSHETGSSTTTLDALGTINDLFVPGSVVKAATISSGWENNAISGNQVIADQSINLAGSPAIKSWFTGSGATNITAVQALEYSSNTYMVQVALKMMGQEYYSGMALATTGTKEAMEELRATYAEYGLGTSTGMDLPETTTGYLSEDYSPGNVLTEAFGQYDSYTPMQLAQYAATVANGGNRVAPHIVDSVYDNDGTTGLGNLSKTIDTNVLNKVNISSDEMALLQQGFYQVVNSTSGYATGTHMRGNVTIAGKTGTAETYAIDANGNAVTTVNLSVLAYDYSKNDDSKIAVAVIIPHLTSDDNHPNQLIARDIINLYMSTYANK; encoded by the coding sequence ATGTCAGTTAAGAAGAGATTGAGCAAAATCAAAATTGCCAAAAAAACAACCAGTATTACAAAACGTATTTATTTGATTTTTGCAGTTATCGTCGTCTTATTTTCAATTATTATTTTAAGATTGGCACAGATGCAAATTTTAAATAAATCTTTTTACGATGATAAGTTAAATTCATCAACTACCTACAAGGTAACGTCCTCAAGTCCTCGTGGTCAAATTTTTGATGCCGCAGGCAATCTATTAGTATCAAATAATGTTAAACAAGTCGTTGCTTTCACACGTAGTAATACCATCACTGCTGAGGAAATGAAAAACTTGGCAAAAACGCTATCGACCTTGGTTGATTTTACAGAAACAAATGTTACAACACGTCAGAAAAAGGATTATTATTTAGCTGATTCAGACACTTATGCTAAGATAGTCAAGAGTCTTCCAAATAATCAAAAATATGATAATTATGGTAATAACTTAACAGAATCAAAAGTTTATGCCAATGCTGTCAAGGCTGTAACGGATGATGAGATTAATTATTCAGAAGACGAATTGAAGTTGGTGTACATTTTCAGTCAGATGAATGCTGCCTCAACTTTCAGTACGGTTAACTTGACGACTGGTGATTTGACAGATGAGCAAATTGCTTATATCACAGCTAATCGTTCAAAATTATCAGGTATTTCAATTGCGACTGATTGGGATCGTCAAACATCAACAGGTTCTCTATCAACCCTTATTGGTACAGTTTCTTCAAAACAATCTGGTTTACCAGCTGAAGAAGCAGAAGAGTATCTTGCTAAAGGTTATTCAATGAATGACCGTGTCGGAACATCTTATCTTGAAAAAGCTTATGAAGATGATTTGCAAGGAACACACACAGTTCGTGAAATCACTACCGATAAGAATGGTAACGTTGTGGCAGATGATGTTACTAGCGAAGGTAAAGCTGGTAAGAATTTGAAGTTGACTGTTAACTCTGATTTCCAATCAGGTGTTGAAAATATTTTGAATCAGTATTACGGAGCCTCAATCGCTGCTGGTTTTGCTACTTATTCTGAAGGGGCTTATGCGGTGGCTTTGAATCCTAAGACAGGTGCTATTTTAGCCATGGCAGGTTTGTCACATGAAACTGGTTCATCAACAACAACTCTAGACGCTCTTGGAACAATTAATGACCTCTTTGTTCCAGGGTCAGTTGTCAAAGCTGCAACTATCAGTTCAGGTTGGGAAAATAATGCGATTTCTGGTAACCAAGTCATTGCCGACCAGTCAATCAATCTTGCTGGCTCTCCAGCCATTAAATCGTGGTTCACAGGTAGTGGGGCAACGAATATCACAGCTGTTCAAGCCCTTGAGTACTCTTCAAATACTTACATGGTTCAAGTAGCACTTAAAATGATGGGGCAAGAATATTATTCTGGAATGGCACTTGCCACAACTGGAACAAAAGAAGCTATGGAAGAACTGCGTGCTACCTATGCCGAATATGGTTTAGGAACAAGCACTGGAATGGATTTGCCAGAAACAACGACTGGTTACCTCTCAGAAGATTACAGCCCTGGTAATGTCTTAACAGAAGCCTTCGGTCAGTACGATTCTTACACACCAATGCAACTTGCTCAGTATGCTGCAACAGTCGCAAATGGTGGTAACCGTGTTGCGCCACACATTGTCGATAGTGTTTATGATAATGATGGCACAACAGGACTTGGCAACTTGTCTAAAACGATTGATACTAATGTTTTAAACAAAGTTAATATTTCAAGCGATGAAATGGCTCTTCTTCAACAAGGTTTCTATCAAGTGGTAAATAGTACAAGTGGTTATGCTACTGGTACTCACATGCGTGGAAATGTCACTATCGCTGGTAAAACAGGTACTGCCGAAACTTATGCTATTGACGCCAATGGTAATGCAGTGACAACAGTTAACTTGAGTGTTCTTGCTTACGATTACTCAAAAAATGATGATTCTAAAATAGCGGTTGCGGTTATCATCCCTCACTTGACAAGTGATGATAATCACCCTAACCAATTAATTGCGCGCGACATTATTAACTTGTACATGTCAACATACGCTAATAAATAA
- the recR gene encoding recombination mediator RecR, producing MLYPTPIAKLIDSFTKLPGIGIKTATRLAFYTIGMSDEDVNEFAKNLLAAKRELTYCSVCGNLTDEDPCQICNDQTRDRSVILVVEDSKDVSAMEKIQEYHGLYHVLHGLISPMNGVGPDDINLKSLITRLMDSEVSEVIIATNATADGEATSMYISRVLKPAGIKVTRLARGLAVGSDIEYADEITLLRAIENRTEL from the coding sequence ATGCTTTATCCAACACCGATTGCAAAGCTAATTGATAGTTTTACAAAGTTACCAGGAATAGGGATTAAAACGGCGACACGTTTGGCCTTTTACACGATTGGTATGTCTGATGAAGACGTGAATGAATTTGCTAAAAACTTGTTGGCTGCAAAACGAGAATTAACTTATTGTTCAGTGTGCGGGAATTTGACTGATGAAGATCCTTGCCAAATTTGTAATGATCAGACACGTGATCGTTCAGTGATTTTGGTGGTTGAGGATTCAAAAGATGTCTCAGCTATGGAAAAAATCCAAGAATATCACGGACTTTATCATGTCTTACACGGGCTTATTTCACCGATGAATGGTGTCGGTCCTGATGATATTAATTTGAAGTCATTGATTACACGTTTAATGGATAGTGAGGTTAGTGAGGTTATTATTGCAACCAACGCTACCGCAGATGGTGAAGCAACATCTATGTATATCTCACGTGTCCTAAAACCTGCAGGAATCAAAGTAACACGCTTGGCGCGTGGATTAGCGGTAGGTTCAGATATCGAATATGCCGATGAAATTACCCTACTTCGTGCCATCGAAAACCGAACAGAATTGTAG
- a CDS encoding nuclear transport factor 2 family protein, with protein MKEIIMAYFQSWLDNDAEVLKDVFAEQAVYSESYGPEYHGLSQIITWFENWNNKGKVLEWTIKRIIENDKSIVVEWYFKCCYEGGIDNFDGVTIADFDEDKKIIKLSEFQSKTEHYFPYD; from the coding sequence ATGAAAGAGATTATAATGGCATATTTTCAGTCTTGGCTAGATAATGATGCTGAGGTACTTAAAGATGTTTTTGCAGAACAAGCGGTGTATTCTGAAAGTTATGGACCAGAGTATCATGGGTTATCACAGATTATAACTTGGTTTGAAAATTGGAATAATAAAGGAAAAGTTTTGGAGTGGACAATAAAACGTATTATTGAAAATGATAAATCAATAGTAGTTGAGTGGTATTTTAAATGTTGTTATGAAGGAGGTATAGATAATTTTGATGGTGTAACCATAGCAGATTTTGATGAAGATAAAAAGATTATCAAACTTTCGGAGTTTCAATCAAAAACTGAACATTATTTTCCTTATGACTAA
- a CDS encoding D-alanine--D-alanine ligase, with protein MAKETLVLLYGGRSAEREVSVLSAESVMRAINYDKFFVKTYFITKSGDFIKTQEFSSKPADDEKLMTNDTVVESQKIKPSDIYEPGAVVFPVLHGPMGEDGSVQGFLEVLKMPYVGTNILSSSVAMDKISTKHVLESAGVPLVPYVTYVEGSDFDAAVAEVNDKLTYPVFVKPANMGSSVGISKAEDEAALRSAIDFALKYDSRILIETGVNAREIEVGILGNADVKTTLPGEVVKDVAFYDYDAKYIDNKITMDIPAHIDSDIMEEMRGYATTAFRAIGGCGLSRCDFFLTEDGHVYLNELNTMPGFTQWSMYPLLWENMGLAYSDLIEKLVELAKEMFEKRESHLI; from the coding sequence ATGGCAAAAGAAACGCTTGTTTTACTTTATGGTGGACGTTCTGCGGAACGTGAAGTATCTGTTTTATCAGCTGAAAGCGTCATGCGTGCGATTAATTATGATAAATTCTTTGTGAAAACTTACTTCATCACAAAATCTGGTGATTTTATCAAAACACAAGAATTTTCAAGTAAACCAGCTGATGATGAAAAATTGATGACTAACGATACTGTTGTTGAAAGTCAAAAAATTAAACCAAGTGATATTTATGAACCTGGCGCAGTAGTATTCCCAGTTCTTCACGGACCAATGGGTGAAGACGGTTCTGTCCAAGGCTTCCTTGAAGTTCTTAAAATGCCTTATGTTGGAACTAACATTTTGTCATCAAGTGTTGCAATGGACAAAATATCAACAAAACATGTCCTTGAATCTGCAGGAGTTCCACTTGTTCCTTACGTGACTTATGTTGAAGGCTCTGATTTTGATGCAGCCGTAGCAGAAGTAAATGACAAATTGACATACCCTGTCTTTGTTAAACCAGCTAACATGGGTTCTTCAGTAGGTATCTCAAAAGCTGAGGACGAAGCAGCACTTCGCTCAGCTATTGACTTTGCTCTTAAATATGATAGCCGTATTCTTATCGAAACTGGTGTTAACGCTCGAGAAATCGAAGTTGGAATTTTGGGAAATGCTGACGTGAAAACAACGCTTCCTGGTGAAGTTGTTAAAGACGTTGCTTTCTACGATTACGATGCTAAATACATCGATAACAAAATTACTATGGATATTCCAGCTCATATTGATAGCGACATTATGGAAGAAATGCGTGGCTATGCAACAACAGCTTTTCGTGCTATCGGTGGCTGTGGTTTGTCACGTTGTGATTTCTTCTTGACAGAAGATGGTCATGTTTACCTTAATGAATTGAACACAATGCCTGGTTTCACACAATGGTCAATGTATCCACTTCTTTGGGAAAACATGGGACTTGCTTACTCAGATTTGATTGAAAAATTGGTTGAGCTGGCTAAAGAGATGTTTGAAAAACGCGAAAGCCATTTGATTTAA
- a CDS encoding folate family ECF transporter S component — MKNIFQTPKLTSKRLVTLAMLIALAFIVGKFSIPVIPEQLVVSFTFIVNVIIGMVAGPIWGFISFAILDVVDNLLSGQGNFIIWWTLMEAVQGFFYGLFFYGKELKWSNKKDWLHVTLAVLVTMLISTFIFTPLLVQIYFHVPFWAQYLAGRWLKIFEIPIRIIVIMLVVPRLQRIPELRKLANL, encoded by the coding sequence ATGAAAAACATTTTTCAAACACCAAAACTCACATCAAAGCGCCTCGTGACCCTAGCTATGCTAATTGCACTGGCATTCATTGTTGGAAAATTTTCTATTCCAGTCATTCCAGAACAGTTGGTCGTAAGCTTTACTTTCATTGTCAATGTTATTATCGGAATGGTTGCTGGTCCTATTTGGGGATTTATTAGTTTTGCCATTCTTGATGTCGTTGATAATCTCTTAAGCGGTCAAGGAAACTTTATTATCTGGTGGACTTTGATGGAAGCTGTTCAAGGATTTTTTTATGGACTTTTCTTCTATGGAAAAGAGCTCAAATGGTCAAATAAAAAAGATTGGCTTCACGTCACTCTGGCAGTACTTGTTACCATGCTGATTAGTACTTTTATCTTCACACCACTGCTTGTTCAGATTTATTTTCACGTTCCATTTTGGGCACAATATCTAGCAGGTCGCTGGTTAAAAATCTTTGAAATTCCAATTCGTATTATCGTCATCATGCTTGTTGTTCCAAGGTTGCAGCGCATCCCTGAACTACGCAAGCTTGCTAATTTATAA
- a CDS encoding bile acid:sodium symporter family protein has translation MEKLTDFSRQLSKWFTLVVIIWAFFNYFLPQTSIWVIPNTSYLLGVILFGMGLTLKTEDFIRISKRPIPVVLGTVAHYIIMPSLAWLLCHIFHLTGATAAGVILVGSCPSGTSSSVMAFLSGGDVALDVSIEILSTLLAPIMLPLLLSILAGQFIAVPAVSLFLSTLRIVVVPIILGVLVHTLLGKKINTIIQLMPLISQVAILLIIGAVVSANHANIFTTATALVIPVVMLHNLSGYGLGFAFSKLLHLKEPQQKAITFEVGMQDSSLGATLAMKYFVPQAAIPSTIFSIWHNISGSILSSWWKNHSKVHKENA, from the coding sequence ATGGAAAAACTAACTGATTTTTCAAGACAACTTAGTAAATGGTTCACCTTAGTTGTCATTATTTGGGCTTTCTTTAATTATTTCTTACCTCAGACCAGTATCTGGGTTATCCCTAATACATCGTATCTATTGGGAGTTATTCTTTTTGGAATGGGACTGACACTGAAGACTGAAGATTTTATTCGTATTTCTAAACGTCCAATTCCTGTTGTTTTAGGTACAGTGGCACATTATATTATTATGCCGAGTCTAGCTTGGCTTTTATGTCATATTTTTCATTTAACAGGAGCAACGGCAGCGGGTGTTATTTTAGTTGGGTCTTGTCCTAGTGGAACATCTTCTAGTGTAATGGCTTTTTTATCAGGGGGAGATGTTGCTTTGGATGTTTCTATTGAAATTCTTTCAACACTTCTAGCACCGATTATGCTTCCTTTATTGTTATCGATTTTAGCAGGGCAATTTATTGCTGTACCAGCAGTTAGCCTTTTTCTTTCAACTTTAAGAATTGTTGTTGTGCCAATCATTTTAGGGGTGTTAGTTCATACGCTTTTAGGTAAAAAAATTAATACCATTATTCAGTTGATGCCTCTAATCTCGCAAGTAGCGATTCTTTTGATTATTGGAGCTGTTGTTTCTGCTAACCATGCTAATATTTTTACGACTGCAACAGCGCTAGTTATTCCGGTTGTTATGTTACATAATTTAAGTGGTTATGGTCTTGGTTTTGCCTTTTCAAAACTTCTTCATTTGAAAGAGCCACAACAAAAAGCTATTACATTTGAGGTGGGAATGCAGGACTCAAGTTTAGGTGCAACTTTAGCAATGAAGTATTTTGTTCCGCAAGCAGCTATTCCTTCAACAATTTTTTCAATTTGGCATAATATTTCTGGTTCAATTTTATCTTCATGGTGGAAGAATCATTCTAAGGTCCATAAGGAAAATGCTTGA